In Bacillus cereus ATCC 14579, a single window of DNA contains:
- a CDS encoding tyrosine-type recombinase/integrase, with the protein MEQKLKSLEELPTYKNVRAELINLNFKKIVDFSVTPNINFANDIWEFNEFKRFSNENWAYHYDFTQLDTTYKNYAKYMILRELFNRHLRFTTVKKRFYYIRDFIYHLSNHYMYYPNLIDASFLKGFLANAPSERNLADKKQAIKTFLLEIELRVPDVNFSDCYKYLNKHDSRKIKIEREQGKHKFVPLDIHNKIISLAIQDLRNENLLITQRAAACMIVLLADTGMRIGEFRILEIGMLDEIGVKGEYEVFYYLNFKTYKTVKEKKYKWTRSFITENALLAYRTLTEIYKERRKTQYLFVNDKGKEVSKSLLRMRLVQFFYRHQNQLQLDKIIDYDVSQFSVTRKRNYKSLKFVPDDEMDKDIYYVTFHQYRVILATILYNKGFHLDFIRQHMNHLTEEMTQHYIRFNEIKKIEINAIETLKKRSTKDGLTLNTNINDISDKYIIEELRTEEYQEVYNQINKFLKKNKLNIFTDIEEIVSKLSRTNTPIADTELGICAKSFNKLCERNQYISSINDAYYLGVQIHSLEELPFSLKRFQEKASIVAYNEKLYEKNKKYRNELERELKGIKKYIERKLNPELMLLKDEIRSGGICDKYPELESIIGNINDIEKEVKKWSAKAL; encoded by the coding sequence ATGGAGCAAAAGCTTAAATCTTTAGAAGAATTACCAACTTATAAAAATGTAAGAGCAGAACTTATCAATTTAAATTTTAAAAAAATTGTGGATTTTTCTGTAACTCCTAATATAAATTTTGCAAATGATATATGGGAATTTAATGAATTTAAAAGGTTTTCAAATGAGAATTGGGCATATCATTATGATTTTACCCAATTAGATACAACATATAAAAATTATGCTAAATATATGATTTTAAGAGAGTTATTTAATAGACACCTTCGTTTTACAACTGTAAAGAAAAGATTCTATTATATTAGAGATTTCATTTATCATTTATCTAATCATTATATGTACTATCCTAATCTTATTGATGCTTCTTTTCTTAAAGGATTTTTAGCTAATGCACCATCTGAACGGAATTTAGCAGATAAAAAACAGGCTATTAAGACGTTTTTGTTGGAGATAGAACTTAGAGTACCTGATGTTAATTTTTCAGATTGTTATAAATATCTTAATAAACATGACAGTAGGAAAATTAAAATTGAGAGAGAACAAGGGAAACATAAATTTGTTCCGCTGGATATACACAACAAAATAATTTCTCTTGCTATTCAAGATTTAAGAAATGAAAATTTACTCATTACTCAACGTGCAGCTGCGTGTATGATTGTTTTATTAGCCGACACTGGAATGCGTATCGGTGAATTCAGAATCTTAGAAATAGGTATGTTAGATGAAATAGGAGTTAAAGGTGAGTATGAAGTCTTTTATTATCTTAACTTTAAAACTTACAAAACAGTAAAAGAAAAAAAGTATAAATGGACTAGAAGTTTTATAACAGAAAATGCCTTGCTAGCATATAGAACGCTAACGGAAATATACAAAGAAAGAAGGAAAACACAATATTTATTTGTAAACGATAAGGGGAAAGAAGTGTCAAAAAGTTTATTACGTATGCGTCTAGTACAATTTTTTTATCGACATCAAAATCAATTACAGCTCGATAAAATTATCGATTACGATGTAAGTCAATTCTCTGTGACGCGAAAGAGAAACTACAAATCGCTAAAGTTTGTTCCAGATGATGAAATGGATAAAGATATATACTATGTTACTTTTCATCAATATCGAGTTATATTAGCTACAATTTTATACAATAAAGGTTTTCATCTAGACTTTATTCGCCAACATATGAACCATTTAACTGAAGAAATGACTCAACATTATATTAGATTTAACGAGATAAAAAAAATAGAGATAAATGCGATTGAAACGTTGAAAAAGAGGTCCACAAAGGATGGTTTGACACTTAATACAAATATAAATGACATCTCTGATAAATATATAATAGAAGAACTTCGAACTGAAGAATATCAAGAAGTGTATAATCAAATAAATAAATTTTTGAAAAAAAACAAACTGAATATTTTCACAGATATAGAAGAAATCGTATCTAAGCTTTCAAGAACTAATACCCCGATTGCGGATACAGAATTAGGTATATGTGCGAAGTCCTTCAATAAATTATGTGAACGTAATCAATATATATCAAGTATTAATGATGCTTATTATCTTGGTGTTCAGATTCATTCGTTAGAAGAATTACCATTCTCGTTAAAGCGATTTCAAGAAAAAGCGAGTATCGTTGCATATAATGAAAAATTGTACGAGAAAAACAAAAAATATCGTAATGAACTTGAAAGAGAATTAAAAGGTATCAAAAAGTATATTGAACGAAAATTGAATCCCGAATTAATGTTACTTAAAGATGAAATAAGGTCTGGAGGGATTTGTGACAAATATCCTGAATTGGAAAGTATTATAGGGAATATTAATGATATTGAAAAGGAAGTGAAAAAATGGAGCGCGAAAGCATTATAG
- a CDS encoding methionyl-tRNA formyltransferase, which yields MIQPVTKVILFSEVNSKFGLPFLQELIQEPSISVEALVTSPEGKLCSYYIGEPDQVDLEKEAKDIGIPVLRPDKLNYSNTIELLKNYNADYFIIANYQKILKEDILSIPKEDTINFHPSPLPRYAGLAPFFWMAKNGEKEGGVSCIQVVPEIDAGPILAQLPVVMSGTETALEIRETHFKQSIILLKQVLQKIKNNDFTSKLQLLSNRTYYSQPKEEDYFVNWEQDIESILRTIRAGYPQGALAFNHYNEKIRILSAERTEYPQPIQSIGVFREHNNKILVSTKDGWLHLQMIINDVLSTSTQIDEQEHNEQVVSI from the coding sequence ATGATCCAACCTGTAACTAAAGTCATTTTATTCTCAGAAGTAAATTCGAAATTTGGTTTACCGTTTCTTCAGGAATTAATACAAGAGCCTTCTATTTCTGTAGAGGCTCTTGTAACTAGTCCCGAAGGAAAGTTATGTTCTTATTATATTGGAGAACCTGATCAAGTTGATTTAGAAAAAGAAGCCAAAGACATTGGAATTCCCGTGTTACGACCGGATAAACTGAATTATTCTAACACAATAGAATTATTAAAAAATTATAATGCTGACTATTTTATTATTGCTAATTACCAAAAAATCTTAAAAGAAGATATTTTATCTATCCCAAAAGAAGATACTATAAATTTTCATCCAAGCCCATTACCTAGGTATGCTGGATTAGCACCTTTTTTCTGGATGGCTAAAAATGGAGAAAAAGAAGGTGGTGTTTCATGTATCCAAGTTGTACCAGAGATTGATGCTGGTCCTATTTTAGCTCAATTGCCAGTTGTGATGTCAGGGACTGAAACGGCTTTAGAAATTCGAGAGACACATTTTAAACAATCCATTATTTTACTAAAACAAGTTCTTCAAAAAATTAAAAACAATGATTTCACTTCAAAATTGCAGTTATTGTCTAATCGAACCTATTATAGTCAACCAAAAGAAGAAGATTATTTTGTAAATTGGGAACAGGATATAGAATCCATACTCCGCACTATTCGCGCTGGGTATCCACAAGGAGCTTTGGCATTTAATCATTATAATGAAAAAATCCGAATATTAAGTGCTGAAAGAACAGAATATCCTCAACCAATTCAAAGTATTGGTGTATTTCGTGAACATAACAATAAAATTCTTGTTTCTACAAAAGATGGATGGCTTCATTTACAAATGATTATAAATGATGTTTTATCAACCAGCACACAAATAGATGAACAAGAACATAATGAACAGGTAGTGTCAATTTAA
- a CDS encoding ThiF family adenylyltransferase, which translates to MLKQNERLMYKSEAFDNEMYWERVNRSLGWLGSTEEEQVQRQKKLRDAVVGIAGTGGIGGALATRLVRMGVRNLKLADPDSFDVSNMNRQMGADLDHLGKNKAEVVAEMTYNLTKDVNIEVYPEGITPESAEEFMKDCDYVLDQMDFYEIRNRYALHRAFRKSDRCKFMLKVPTVAHGTYIYKYTKDSMPIEEVYGIPEDATMTPEVIKRLMERLIPEMPSYPSKEMLDHWFIDLERMPIFAGCPPLAEGVLAERLALAITELDQLSGAQQLPVQPGYAMFDTMAWQSKIVHGKWWSE; encoded by the coding sequence ATGTTGAAGCAAAACGAAAGACTTATGTACAAATCTGAAGCATTTGATAACGAAATGTATTGGGAACGCGTAAACCGAAGCCTTGGATGGCTAGGCAGTACCGAGGAAGAACAAGTACAAAGACAGAAAAAACTACGCGATGCTGTTGTTGGAATTGCAGGAACTGGTGGTATTGGAGGAGCACTTGCTACACGTCTTGTTAGAATGGGAGTAAGAAATCTAAAACTTGCAGATCCAGATTCATTTGATGTTTCGAATATGAATAGACAAATGGGTGCTGATCTGGATCATCTAGGAAAAAATAAAGCTGAAGTTGTTGCTGAAATGACTTACAATCTTACGAAAGATGTAAACATAGAGGTATATCCAGAGGGAATTACTCCTGAAAGTGCTGAGGAGTTTATGAAGGATTGTGATTACGTTTTAGACCAGATGGATTTTTACGAAATTCGTAATCGATATGCATTACATCGTGCTTTTCGAAAATCAGATCGCTGTAAATTCATGTTAAAAGTCCCTACAGTTGCGCATGGTACATATATTTATAAATACACAAAAGATTCTATGCCTATCGAAGAAGTATATGGAATTCCCGAAGATGCTACAATGACTCCAGAGGTTATTAAAAGACTTATGGAACGCCTTATCCCTGAAATGCCTTCATATCCAAGTAAAGAAATGTTAGATCATTGGTTTATCGACTTAGAGAGAATGCCTATTTTTGCTGGATGCCCACCGCTTGCAGAAGGTGTTTTAGCAGAGCGATTAGCATTAGCTATTACAGAACTTGATCAATTGTCAGGTGCTCAGCAATTACCAGTTCAACCAGGATACGCTATGTTTGATACTATGGCTTGGCAATCTAAAATAGTTCATGGTAAGTGGTGGTCTGAATGA
- a CDS encoding ArsR/SmtB family transcription factor, with the protein MGIEIIFPPYIANNKETLLQRIQFSFSPLNEMFRSMHVLNNPKHHGIHLPWVIEAKKNLTNEMQKDLQYFNLCFELGVPPTLLPGIYKSVFTIEEEIELLAKKLTVKNARKILHELTLVFEHRENRFIPSLAKGIEWTDFTFSNKSNILEDLKRRPTFVFRRLLNFLTDYYQIIFSAIWEDLKSELLNEIVEQTTLLKTKGFSAFIASLSSERISWIDNKNKLYLHKPFKTIYQMKSDESIIFMPSYFVWPHFFVDEIKEGVVIVYDSSVAREQAFPEQPIEKMVDIYRALGEPSRLQILRILQERSLTTQSLAQICHLSEGGRF; encoded by the coding sequence ATGGGAATTGAAATTATATTTCCTCCGTATATAGCAAATAACAAAGAAACGCTGTTACAACGCATTCAATTTTCTTTTTCACCTTTGAATGAAATGTTTCGAAGCATGCATGTATTAAACAATCCAAAACATCACGGGATTCACTTACCATGGGTTATTGAAGCTAAAAAAAACTTAACAAATGAAATGCAAAAGGATCTACAATATTTTAATCTATGTTTTGAACTAGGAGTTCCACCCACGCTACTTCCTGGAATCTACAAATCTGTATTCACAATTGAAGAGGAGATAGAATTACTTGCTAAAAAATTAACTGTTAAAAATGCTCGTAAGATTCTACATGAGTTAACACTTGTCTTTGAACACAGGGAGAATCGATTTATACCTAGTTTAGCTAAAGGAATTGAATGGACAGATTTTACTTTCAGTAATAAGAGTAATATACTCGAAGATTTAAAGAGGCGACCAACCTTTGTATTCCGTAGGTTGCTTAATTTTCTAACAGATTATTATCAAATAATTTTCTCGGCTATATGGGAAGATTTAAAGAGTGAATTATTAAATGAAATTGTAGAACAAACTACCTTACTCAAAACAAAAGGGTTTTCAGCATTTATTGCTTCCTTATCCTCAGAGCGCATTTCTTGGATTGATAATAAAAATAAATTGTATCTTCACAAACCATTTAAAACAATTTATCAGATGAAAAGTGATGAATCTATTATTTTTATGCCTAGTTATTTTGTTTGGCCTCATTTTTTTGTAGACGAAATAAAAGAGGGGGTTGTTATTGTTTATGATTCTTCAGTAGCAAGAGAACAGGCATTCCCAGAGCAACCTATTGAAAAAATGGTAGATATTTATCGAGCTTTAGGGGAGCCTTCTAGGTTGCAAATTTTGAGGATATTACAGGAACGTTCATTAACAACGCAATCTTTGGCACAAATTTGCCATTTGAGCGAGGGGGGCCGTTTCTAG
- a CDS encoding AraC family transcriptional regulator, with amino-acid sequence MDWLERMNNALEYIENSLDEDIDYKKIAKAASCSEFHFSRMFSSISGVSLSEYIRRRRLTLAAFEIQKGDIRIIDAAIKYGYVSSDAFSRAFKKMHGITPSNARNKGVQLKAFPRISFQISIKGDTEMEYRIENLDFELRIVGKSKRVKTSSAFKKIPTLWNNAKKDGFMQELIDMSWEDPKCKLESLLGVCGKDAAITDEEFSYFMGVRYDGEVPADMETLVIPVSTWAVFPNIVDAWKRLYSEWVPTSKYELANLPCIECYYGPKHKPRHELWVPVIPK; translated from the coding sequence ATGGATTGGTTAGAAAGAATGAATAATGCATTAGAATACATCGAAAATAGCTTGGATGAAGACATAGATTATAAGAAAATTGCAAAGGCAGCTAGTTGCTCTGAGTTTCATTTCTCCAGGATGTTTTCATCAATTTCAGGTGTATCACTTTCAGAATATATTAGACGAAGACGATTAACTCTTGCAGCATTTGAAATTCAAAAAGGTGATATTCGAATTATTGATGCAGCTATTAAATATGGTTATGTTTCTTCTGATGCTTTCTCGCGTGCTTTTAAAAAAATGCATGGAATAACTCCTTCTAACGCTCGTAATAAAGGAGTACAGTTAAAAGCTTTTCCGAGAATTTCCTTTCAAATTTCGATAAAAGGAGATACCGAGATGGAGTACAGGATTGAAAACCTTGATTTTGAACTAAGAATTGTAGGTAAAAGTAAGCGCGTAAAGACAAGCAGTGCTTTTAAAAAAATTCCTACACTTTGGAACAATGCGAAAAAAGATGGCTTTATGCAAGAATTGATAGATATGTCATGGGAAGATCCAAAATGCAAACTGGAAAGTCTTTTGGGGGTTTGCGGAAAAGATGCTGCTATAACAGATGAAGAGTTTTCCTATTTTATGGGGGTAAGATACGATGGAGAAGTACCAGCTGATATGGAAACCCTTGTTATTCCTGTAAGTACATGGGCAGTTTTCCCGAACATAGTGGATGCATGGAAACGCTTGTACTCCGAGTGGGTCCCAACCTCTAAGTATGAACTTGCAAATTTACCATGTATAGAATGCTATTACGGTCCAAAACATAAACCAAGGCATGAACTTTGGGTTCCTGTTATACCAAAATAA
- a CDS encoding exosporium leader peptide-containing protein codes for MFDKNKILQANAFNSNLIGPTLPPIPPFTLPTGPTGGTGPTGVTGPTGVTGPIGVTGPTGVTGPTGVTGPTGITGPTGVTGPTGVTGPTGVTGPTGVTGPTGVTGPTGVTGPTGVTGPTGVTGPTGVTGPTGSTESCLCDCCVLPMQNVLQQLIGETVLLGTIADAPNTPPLFFLFTITSVNDFLVTVTDGSTSYVVNISDVTGVGFLPPGPSITLLPPVDIGCECDCRERPIRELLDTLIGSTVNLLASTGSIAADFNVEQTGLGIVLGTLPINPTTIVRFAISTCKITAVNIL; via the coding sequence ATGTTTGATAAAAACAAAATACTTCAAGCTAATGCATTTAATTCAAATTTAATTGGCCCTACACTTCCACCAATTCCACCATTTACTCTACCAACAGGTCCAACTGGAGGGACAGGCCCAACTGGAGTAACAGGCCCAACTGGAGTAACAGGTCCAATTGGAGTAACAGGTCCAACTGGAGTAACAGGTCCAACTGGAGTAACAGGTCCAACTGGGATAACGGGTCCAACTGGAGTAACAGGTCCAACTGGAGTAACAGGTCCAACTGGAGTAACAGGTCCAACTGGAGTAACAGGTCCAACTGGAGTAACAGGTCCAACTGGAGTAACAGGTCCAACTGGAGTAACAGGTCCAACTGGAGTAACAGGTCCAACTGGAGTAACAGGTCCAACAGGCTCAACTGAAAGTTGCCTTTGTGATTGCTGCGTTTTACCTATGCAGAATGTTTTACAACAACTTATTGGGGAAACAGTGCTTCTTGGCACTATTGCGGATGCACCAAACACTCCACCACTTTTCTTTTTATTTACTATTACTTCCGTAAATGATTTCTTAGTAACAGTTACAGATGGTTCCACATCCTATGTAGTCAATATTTCTGATGTAACAGGGGTAGGTTTTTTACCGCCAGGACCATCTATAACATTACTTCCACCAGTAGACATAGGATGCGAATGTGATTGTCGTGAACGACCAATTAGGGAATTACTAGATACGCTTATTGGTTCTACAGTGAATCTTTTAGCAAGTACTGGTTCTATTGCAGCAGATTTTAATGTGGAACAAACGGGTCTCGGTATAGTTCTAGGTACTTTACCTATAAATCCAACTACAATTGTTAGATTTGCTATTTCAACCTGCAAAATTACAGCTGTGAACATTCTCTAA
- a CDS encoding Ger(x)C family spore germination protein produces MKCLFKVITIALIAGAISGCSELAEIEERGFVVGAAYDIVKEKKSNPIMKGTYQMVLPSKLTQEGGKGEGNNYIDVSAKGDSVFEQIRIIAKKISRTLFFPHIQVIIFSEELLSNPNVLQNTLDVYIRDHEMRRNIRLFVSEKNAEAILKQNAKPENLPAQYIDMLAEHPPKNAQMVEAARIGDVQEKIISNRSFVLPVLKPTKQGIEMDGAALFRGKDNKCVGMLNGEQTVGINFIIGEKLGGYFTIRKKDQLITYEIHKLHRKIQVFTENTTKPKFDIHLFLEGTLAELHFSDHKKFMNEKRLTKDISKEVEQRIQKSIKLVQKKYKVDVLALGEVYKRHNYKKWKKISKNWDQGENYFSDAQINVHVHSIIEHSGSALPKKVK; encoded by the coding sequence ATGAAATGTCTTTTTAAAGTTATAACAATTGCGCTTATAGCTGGGGCTATCAGCGGTTGCTCTGAGTTAGCGGAGATAGAAGAAAGAGGCTTTGTAGTAGGTGCCGCTTACGATATTGTTAAGGAAAAGAAATCTAATCCAATTATGAAAGGGACGTATCAAATGGTACTTCCCAGTAAGTTAACGCAAGAAGGTGGAAAAGGCGAAGGGAATAATTATATTGATGTGAGTGCAAAAGGAGATAGTGTGTTTGAACAAATACGAATAATCGCTAAAAAGATTAGTCGTACTTTATTTTTTCCACATATACAAGTAATCATTTTTTCTGAAGAATTACTATCGAATCCAAATGTTTTACAAAATACGTTAGATGTATACATTCGAGATCATGAAATGAGAAGAAATATTCGTCTATTTGTTTCTGAGAAAAATGCAGAAGCAATCTTGAAACAAAATGCAAAACCAGAAAATTTACCGGCACAGTATATTGATATGCTAGCTGAACACCCTCCTAAAAATGCTCAGATGGTTGAGGCAGCAAGAATTGGTGACGTGCAGGAAAAGATAATTTCAAACCGAAGTTTTGTACTACCTGTCTTAAAACCTACAAAACAGGGGATAGAAATGGATGGGGCTGCGTTGTTTCGTGGGAAGGATAACAAGTGTGTTGGAATGTTAAACGGCGAACAGACAGTGGGAATAAACTTTATAATCGGTGAAAAATTAGGAGGTTATTTTACCATACGTAAAAAGGACCAGCTTATTACATATGAAATTCATAAACTACACCGAAAAATACAGGTATTTACTGAAAATACTACAAAACCGAAGTTTGATATTCATCTATTTCTCGAAGGTACTTTAGCGGAGTTGCATTTTAGTGATCATAAAAAATTCATGAATGAAAAACGCTTAACGAAGGATATTTCAAAAGAGGTGGAACAAAGGATTCAAAAATCAATAAAGCTTGTTCAAAAAAAATATAAGGTAGATGTATTAGCGTTAGGAGAAGTATATAAGCGGCATAATTATAAAAAATGGAAGAAAATAAGTAAGAATTGGGATCAAGGCGAAAATTATTTTAGTGATGCCCAAATTAATGTTCATGTTCATTCAATAATTGAACATTCAGGTTCAGCTTTACCCAAGAAAGTAAAATGA